One segment of Panicum virgatum strain AP13 chromosome 1K, P.virgatum_v5, whole genome shotgun sequence DNA contains the following:
- the LOC120713792 gene encoding E3 ubiquitin-protein ligase Os04g0590900-like — MAAVASSSPPATIVGPQPTWVPYEPTRDCSQGLCSMYCPQWCYFIFPPPPPAFDLGGPGSDDSSGPTFSPLVIAIIGVLASAFLLVSYYTIISKYCGTLSSLWNRLFGSGRGRGHGADGGGGGGGSRSQEPWSAVPSDGLDETLINKITVCKYKRGDGFVDSTDCSVCLGEFRDGESLRLLPKCSHAFHLPCIDTWLKSHSNCPLCRCNIAFVAVGVVSPPPEPERRGAREDRADSLELVLTIDDYSEQARDEPQDQNAASGNGSGQEAPKDCPGRSEEASGIVEIREDGAPPVRASSSLSDTHREGRMSIADVLQASLEDELMMARESGLLAGSSGTGSSRRLHGEHSNKDGGGGRSGRALPDAAKRLPSVGRSCFSSRSGRGKDSVLPM, encoded by the coding sequence atggcggcggtggcgtcgtcTTCTCCTCCAGCAACAATTGTTGGGCCGCAGCCGACGTGGGTGCCCTATGAGCCAACCCGAGACTGCTCCCAGGGCCTCTGCAGCATGTACTGCCCGCAGTGGTGCTACTTCATCttcccgcccccgccgccggccttcgACCTCGGTGGCCCCGGCAGCGACGACTCCTCCGGCCCCACCTTCTCGCCCCTCGTTATCGCCATCATCGGCGTGCTCGCCAGCGCCTTCCTCCTCGTCAGCTACTACACCATCATCTCCAAGTACTGCGGCACCTTGAGCTCCCTGTGGAACAGGCTGTTCGGCTCCGGCAGGggccgtggccatggcgccgacggcggcggcggcggcggcggctcgcggaGTCAGGAGCCGTGGAGCGCCGTGCCGTCGGACGGGCTGGACGAGACGCTGATCAACAAGATCACGGTGTGCAAGTACAAGCGCGGCGACGGGTTCGTGGACAGCACCGACTGCTCCGTCTGCCTCGGCGAGTTCCGGGACGGCGAGAGCCTCCGGCTGCTCCCCAAGTGCAGCCACGCCTTCCACCTGCCGTGCATCGACACGTGGCTCAAGTCGCACTCCAACTGCCCGCTCTGCCGCTGCAACATCGCGTTCGTCGCCGTCGGCGTGGTGTCGCCACCGCCGGAGCCGgaacgccgcggcgcgcgggaggaCCGGGCAGACAGCCTCGAGCTGGTCCTGACCATAGACGACTACTCGGAGCAGGCGCGCGACGAGCCCCAGGATCAGAATGCGGCGAGCGGCAACGGCAGCGGCCAGGAGGCGCCGAAAGATTGTCCAGGGAGATCGGAGGAGGCCAGCGGCATTGTCGAGATCAGGGAGGACGGCGCGCCGCCAGTGagggcgtcgtcgtcgctgtcggACACGCACCGCGAGGGCCGCATGTCCATCGCCGACGTGCTGCAGGCCAGCCTGGAGGACGAACTGATGATGGCCCGGGAGAGCGGCCTCCTGGCAGGCTCCTCGGGGACGGGGTCGTCAAGACGGCTCCACGGGGAGCACAGCaacaaggacggcggcggcggccgcagcggcCGCGCATTGCCGGATGCAGCCAAGAGACTGCCGTCGGTGGGAAGATCGTGCTTCAGTAGCAGGAGCGGCAGGGGAAAGGATTCGGTTCTTCCGATGTGA